The Hymenobacter sp. DG01 genome has a segment encoding these proteins:
- a CDS encoding DUF3526 domain-containing protein: MMHSIAQKEFVSTLRDKRFLVLSVLVLALLLAATLVGRASYQTLQQERQLAQQTVNDQFRHQPARHPHRVAHYGSFAFRPRSGLSLLDSGVDSFTGTSVFLEAHQQNSVNFSQAQQSGSLIRFGEMTVAFVLQMLVPLLIIFLCFGAFTQERETGTLKLLLSQGVSLRQVAWGKIVGYSRAVALVVAPALALAAVLLFGTEEFASGADLVGRLGLFVLSYAVYFFLFIVGAVVVSAVQASSRAALVTLLGLWILGCIILPKATANLGATLYPAVTKAQMDADVHEEAQHGINGHDPQDQRSAALKAGLLKKYGVDSEEKLPVSVGGIVMSESEAYSAKVYRQHFADLNATYERQNRLSDWVGLLNPYQAIRPLSMGLAGSDFAHYVHFQQAAEAYRYALVQRLNALQTSMGYGDKERKLDAHTWQQLPLFAYQAPPLGWALPRLLLPVVALLLWAVGLSWLGLRLISNSRLA, from the coding sequence ATGATGCATAGTATTGCGCAAAAAGAATTCGTGAGCACCCTGCGCGACAAGCGTTTTCTGGTGCTGAGCGTGCTGGTGCTGGCCTTGCTGCTGGCTGCTACCCTAGTGGGGCGGGCCAGCTACCAGACCCTGCAGCAGGAGCGGCAGCTAGCCCAGCAAACCGTCAACGACCAGTTTCGACACCAGCCGGCGCGGCATCCGCACCGCGTGGCCCACTACGGCTCCTTTGCCTTCCGGCCCCGTTCTGGCCTCAGCCTGCTCGACTCGGGCGTAGACTCCTTCACGGGCACCTCGGTGTTTCTGGAGGCCCACCAGCAGAACAGCGTCAACTTCAGCCAGGCCCAGCAATCGGGCTCCCTGATTCGGTTTGGGGAAATGACGGTGGCCTTCGTGCTGCAAATGCTGGTGCCGCTGCTCATCATCTTCCTGTGCTTCGGGGCCTTCACCCAGGAGCGCGAAACGGGTACCCTGAAGCTGCTGTTAAGTCAGGGCGTATCCTTGCGGCAAGTGGCCTGGGGCAAGATTGTGGGGTATAGCCGCGCCGTGGCGCTGGTGGTGGCCCCGGCCCTGGCCCTAGCCGCCGTATTGCTGTTCGGAACCGAGGAGTTTGCTTCCGGCGCTGACCTAGTAGGGCGGCTGGGGCTGTTCGTGCTCAGCTACGCCGTGTACTTCTTCCTGTTTATCGTGGGGGCCGTGGTGGTATCGGCGGTGCAGGCCAGCTCCCGCGCGGCTTTGGTAACGCTGCTGGGCCTCTGGATTCTGGGCTGCATCATTCTGCCCAAAGCCACTGCCAACCTGGGTGCTACCCTGTACCCCGCCGTGACTAAGGCCCAGATGGATGCCGACGTGCACGAAGAAGCCCAGCACGGCATCAACGGCCACGACCCGCAAGACCAACGCTCGGCCGCCCTGAAGGCAGGGCTGCTCAAAAAGTACGGCGTCGATTCGGAGGAGAAGCTGCCGGTGAGTGTGGGTGGCATTGTGATGAGTGAGAGCGAAGCCTACTCGGCCAAGGTGTACCGGCAGCACTTCGCCGACCTGAATGCCACCTACGAGCGGCAGAATCGCCTTTCTGATTGGGTAGGGCTCCTGAACCCCTACCAGGCCATCCGGCCGCTGTCGATGGGCCTGGCCGGCTCCGATTTTGCCCACTACGTGCACTTCCAGCAGGCCGCCGAAGCCTACCGCTACGCCCTGGTGCAGCGCCTGAATGCCCTGCAAACCAGCATGGGTTACGGCGACAAAGAGCGCAAGCTCGATGCCCACACCTGGCAGCAGCTACCCCTCTTTGCTTACCAGGCGCCCCCCCTGGGCTGGGCCCTGCCCCGCCTGCTGCTACCCGTCGTGGCCCTGCTGCTTTGGGCCGTGGGCCTGAGCTGGCTGGGGCTGCGGTTGATTTCCAACTCCCGACTTGCCTGA
- a CDS encoding DUF3526 domain-containing protein, giving the protein MRIFWLLFSYEWRHFRAAKGLVLLCALLLFTGLYGIYYGTTEIERQRQHLTTLPELTRRNVKELKVKFPGPTDAGDIGYYHTTYAVHHPDAWAALSLGQRDVNPYYVKLRLLGLQNQLYATDNTNPMKVLSGNFDLAFVLVYLFPLLIIALSFNLLSSEREEGILTLLLAQPVSPGVVVGAKLAFRLAVVLGLAWLLSVVGMLWAQVPLDGRVGTWLGLSTLYCLFWFGVALIITALQRTSAFNAVTLLGVWLLLVVLVPSLLNLGVAAAHPVPQGIELTIKQREEIHAGWDRPKTQTMNRFFALYPQWRDTATIRERFVWRWYYAFQHLGDLAVAKQAAAYANGLQQRYDLVEKLNLLSPAINAQSSLNALAGTDLPTHLKFQRSATAYHDALRAFYYPFLFRKVEFTHNDYAREPTHTFTSQPELSTALRGLGKLLLSVGVVFAAGLLLLRARPINPR; this is encoded by the coding sequence ATGAGAATATTCTGGCTTCTGTTTTCCTACGAGTGGCGACACTTCCGCGCCGCCAAAGGGCTGGTGCTACTGTGCGCCTTACTGCTGTTTACGGGCCTCTACGGCATTTACTACGGCACCACCGAAATTGAGCGCCAACGCCAGCACCTTACCACCCTACCCGAGCTCACGCGCCGCAACGTGAAGGAACTTAAGGTGAAGTTTCCTGGCCCCACCGATGCCGGCGACATTGGCTACTACCACACCACCTACGCCGTGCACCACCCCGATGCCTGGGCGGCCCTCTCCCTGGGCCAGCGCGACGTAAATCCCTACTACGTGAAGCTGCGCCTGCTGGGCCTGCAAAACCAGCTCTACGCCACCGACAACACCAACCCTATGAAGGTGCTCAGCGGCAACTTCGACCTGGCGTTTGTGCTGGTGTACCTGTTTCCTTTGCTCATCATTGCCTTGAGCTTCAACCTGCTGTCCAGTGAGCGGGAAGAAGGCATCCTGACCTTGCTGCTGGCCCAGCCCGTAAGCCCCGGCGTGGTAGTAGGCGCGAAGCTGGCTTTCCGTCTGGCCGTGGTGCTAGGGCTGGCCTGGCTGCTCTCCGTCGTGGGCATGCTGTGGGCCCAGGTGCCGCTGGATGGCCGCGTAGGTACCTGGCTGGGGCTGAGCACGCTGTACTGTCTGTTTTGGTTTGGGGTAGCGCTGATTATCACGGCCTTGCAGCGCACCTCGGCCTTCAACGCCGTAACCCTGCTGGGCGTGTGGCTGCTGCTGGTGGTGCTGGTGCCCAGCCTGCTGAACCTGGGCGTGGCCGCCGCCCACCCCGTGCCCCAGGGCATTGAGCTGACCATCAAGCAGCGCGAGGAAATTCATGCTGGCTGGGACCGGCCGAAAACCCAGACCATGAACCGGTTCTTTGCCCTTTACCCGCAGTGGCGTGATACAGCCACCATCCGGGAGCGGTTTGTGTGGCGCTGGTACTACGCCTTCCAGCACCTCGGCGACCTGGCCGTGGCCAAGCAAGCCGCCGCCTACGCCAACGGCCTCCAGCAGCGCTACGACCTGGTGGAGAAATTGAACCTACTCTCCCCGGCCATCAACGCCCAAAGCAGCCTCAACGCCCTGGCCGGCACCGATTTGCCAACCCACCTGAAGTTTCAGCGCAGCGCCACCGCCTACCACGATGCGCTGCGGGCCTTTTACTACCCCTTCCTGTTCCGCAAAGTCGAATTCACCCACAACGATTACGCCCGGGAGCCTACGCACACCTTCACCAGCCAGCCCGAGTTGAGCACCGCTCTGCGCGGCTTGGGCAAGTTGCTGCTAAGCGTAGGGGTAGTGTTTGCGGCCGGACTACTGCTGCTCCGGGCGCGGCCCATCAACCCGCGCTAG
- a CDS encoding ABC transporter ATP-binding protein, with translation MNYILEARDLRKEYPSKLALQRLNLQIEPGEVFCLLGQNGAGKSTTINLFLGFIAPTSGAAFVNGMEVAADPLKIKEHLAYIPENVMLYPHLTGLENLALFSSLAGFKYKEAELLDYLHHAGLPAEAVRRRVGTYSKGMRQKVGIAIAVAKHAKVLLLDEPTSGLDPKASNEFSQLLTQLSAEGTAVLMATHDIFRAKEVGTRVGIMREGELVDVRPTTSLNAQELEQLYLTYMHN, from the coding sequence ATGAACTACATTCTGGAAGCGCGCGACCTGCGCAAAGAGTACCCCAGTAAGCTGGCCCTGCAGAGGCTGAACCTGCAAATTGAGCCGGGGGAGGTGTTTTGCTTACTCGGCCAGAACGGCGCCGGCAAATCCACGACCATCAACCTGTTCCTGGGCTTCATTGCGCCAACGTCGGGGGCAGCCTTTGTGAATGGCATGGAGGTAGCCGCCGACCCGCTCAAGATCAAGGAGCACCTGGCCTACATTCCCGAAAACGTGATGCTCTACCCCCACCTGACAGGCCTGGAAAACCTGGCCTTGTTCAGCAGTCTGGCGGGTTTTAAATACAAAGAGGCGGAGCTGCTCGACTACCTGCACCACGCCGGCTTGCCGGCCGAGGCGGTGCGGCGGCGCGTAGGCACCTACTCCAAGGGCATGCGTCAGAAAGTGGGCATTGCCATTGCCGTGGCCAAGCACGCCAAAGTGCTGCTGCTGGATGAGCCTACCTCCGGCCTCGACCCCAAAGCCTCCAATGAGTTTTCGCAGCTGCTGACCCAGCTAAGCGCCGAGGGCACGGCCGTGCTCATGGCCACCCACGACATCTTCCGGGCCAAGGAGGTAGGAACCCGTGTGGGCATCATGCGGGAGGGCGAGCTGGTGGATGTGCGCCCCACTACCTCACTCAACGCCCAGGAGCTGGAGCAGCTTTACCTCACCTACATGCACAACTAG
- a CDS encoding TonB-dependent receptor, which produces MPRILLVLLLVLPQLALGQLSGHISGHLISPTGQALEGVMVVEKSGRFSALSDAEGHFSLDQLPLAEYTLITRSLSHQQEQRTVILSAETPALVVDFTLRASTNALQEVEVLGRKETTYKSNYSFVGTKTATALKDVPQSISTVTKELMEDRQALRLPDVVKNIAGVTQYSHYDDLTIRGFRNGYESGFRLLNGLRSGFSYGNSFTQAPLTVNLERVEVLKGPGAALYGDINPGGTVNMVTKKPLDVARKAVSFSNGSFNTSRATADFTGPMNERKNLLYRFNAGFEKSNTFRDVNDTRSVMVAPTVTFLPTDNTTLNAELVYTHIDGYLDRGLAIRGGDLYALPRSFTLSQPSDYFRTSTYYLNASLNHKFTDWLSLNASYLDFTYNEDLSEHRTLNSYADAPANTVMNLRYFDRRAEEYTKNLAAYFALNRFTGSVAHKVVLGVDYIRFNTDKQSTMFEARQKLVDGVKSPLTFDLKNPVYEIQDPTKYIRRPLPLFFIDYINSVYHTTGIYVQDQLTVTPRLSLLLGARYELFADERDYPDGSQTIPQRRLLPRAGLTYALRDNLNYFASYSAGFRPLKPELLRFPERYGRATPFDTETSYQVETGLKGEFFDKALFGTLAVYQIDKRNQLVPTNALMPDGTTIYRQNDLVRSRGAEVELTGNLLPNLNLNATYAFNHSEVLDAALAVEEGQPLANSPKHSAGLWTKYTFTLPALRGLGVAFGGNYVAARRTENQVTNTTTGKEYWGYWPSYTVLDAALFYTVDKFNFHLNVNNLLDKYYFVGGYDYFRTSPGAPRNFMATVGYTF; this is translated from the coding sequence ATGCCCCGCATTCTACTGGTTCTACTGCTCGTTCTTCCCCAATTGGCCCTGGGCCAACTCTCCGGCCACATCAGCGGCCACCTCATCAGCCCTACCGGCCAGGCCCTAGAGGGCGTTATGGTGGTAGAGAAAAGCGGGCGGTTTTCTGCCCTTTCTGACGCCGAAGGGCATTTCTCCCTTGATCAGCTGCCCCTGGCTGAGTATACGCTCATCACCCGCAGCCTGAGTCACCAGCAGGAGCAGCGCACGGTTATCCTGAGCGCCGAAACGCCCGCCTTGGTAGTCGATTTTACCCTGCGCGCCAGCACCAATGCCCTGCAGGAAGTGGAAGTGCTGGGCCGCAAGGAAACCACCTACAAGAGTAACTACAGCTTTGTGGGCACCAAAACGGCCACTGCGCTAAAAGACGTGCCACAGTCCATTTCTACGGTCACCAAGGAGCTGATGGAGGACCGCCAGGCCCTGCGCTTGCCCGACGTGGTGAAAAACATTGCCGGCGTCACGCAGTACTCCCACTACGACGACCTGACCATCCGGGGCTTCCGCAACGGCTACGAAAGCGGCTTCCGTCTCCTCAACGGGTTGCGCTCGGGTTTCAGCTACGGCAACTCCTTTACCCAAGCTCCCCTGACCGTGAACCTGGAGCGGGTGGAGGTGCTGAAAGGTCCCGGCGCGGCTCTGTACGGCGACATCAACCCCGGCGGCACGGTGAACATGGTCACTAAAAAGCCGCTTGATGTGGCCCGCAAGGCAGTGAGCTTCTCCAACGGCAGCTTCAATACCTCCCGCGCCACGGCCGATTTCACGGGGCCGATGAACGAGCGGAAAAACCTGCTCTACCGCTTCAACGCGGGCTTCGAGAAGTCCAATACCTTCCGCGACGTGAACGACACCCGCTCCGTGATGGTGGCGCCCACGGTCACCTTTCTGCCCACCGACAACACCACCCTCAACGCCGAGCTGGTGTACACCCACATCGACGGCTACCTCGACCGGGGGCTTGCCATTCGGGGGGGCGACTTGTACGCCCTGCCGCGCTCCTTTACCCTGAGCCAGCCGAGCGACTATTTCCGCACCAGCACCTACTATCTCAACGCCTCGCTTAACCACAAATTCACCGACTGGCTGTCGCTGAACGCCTCCTACCTCGACTTCACCTACAACGAAGACCTGAGCGAACACCGCACCCTGAATTCCTATGCCGACGCGCCGGCCAACACGGTGATGAACCTGCGCTATTTCGACCGCCGCGCCGAGGAGTACACCAAAAACCTGGCGGCCTACTTCGCCCTGAACCGCTTTACCGGCTCGGTGGCCCACAAAGTGGTGCTGGGCGTCGACTACATCCGCTTCAACACGGATAAGCAAAGTACCATGTTTGAAGCGCGGCAGAAGCTGGTGGATGGGGTGAAATCTCCCCTGACCTTCGACCTGAAGAACCCGGTGTATGAAATCCAGGACCCCACTAAGTACATCCGCCGGCCGCTGCCCCTGTTCTTCATCGACTACATCAACTCGGTGTACCACACCACGGGCATTTATGTGCAGGACCAGCTTACCGTAACGCCGCGCCTGAGCCTGCTGCTGGGGGCCCGCTACGAGCTATTTGCCGATGAGCGCGACTACCCCGACGGGTCGCAGACCATTCCGCAGCGCCGGCTGCTGCCCCGCGCTGGCCTTACCTACGCCCTGCGTGACAACCTGAACTACTTCGCCAGCTACAGCGCGGGCTTCCGGCCCCTGAAGCCGGAGCTGCTGCGCTTTCCGGAGCGCTACGGCCGCGCTACTCCCTTCGATACCGAAACCAGCTACCAGGTAGAAACCGGCCTGAAGGGGGAGTTTTTCGATAAAGCTCTGTTTGGCACCCTGGCCGTGTATCAGATAGATAAGCGCAACCAACTTGTGCCAACCAATGCGCTGATGCCTGACGGAACGACCATCTACCGCCAGAATGATTTGGTCCGTTCGCGTGGGGCCGAAGTGGAGCTGACCGGCAACCTGCTTCCGAATCTGAATCTGAACGCCACTTACGCCTTCAACCACTCCGAGGTACTGGATGCTGCGCTGGCGGTGGAGGAGGGCCAGCCCCTGGCCAACTCGCCCAAGCATTCGGCGGGTTTGTGGACCAAGTATACCTTCACTCTACCCGCCCTGCGCGGCCTGGGAGTGGCCTTCGGCGGCAACTACGTAGCCGCCCGCCGCACCGAAAATCAGGTGACCAATACCACCACGGGGAAGGAGTACTGGGGGTACTGGCCCTCTTACACCGTGCTCGATGCGGCCCTGTTCTATACCGTGGACAAGTTCAACTTCCACCTGAACGTAAACAACCTGCTTGACAAGTACTACTTCGTGGGCGGGTATGACTACTTCCGCACCAGCCCCGGCGCCCCGCGCAACTTCATGGCTACCGTGGGCTACACTTTCTAA
- a CDS encoding xanthine dehydrogenase family protein subunit M has protein sequence MNPFTYSSATAVEDAVRDNASHEGAAYIGGGTNILDLMKENVARPTHLVGLNKLPLTSIEPTPEGGLRLGALATNADTAWNEEVKRRYPLLNQAILAGASPQLRNMATNGGNLMQRTRCYYFYDTATPCNKREPGSGCSAIGGFNRIHAILGTSEQCIATHPSDMCVALAALAATVRVSGPSGERTIPFEDFHRLPGNTPERDNNLKPGELITGLDLPAKGFEKNFSYLKLRDRNSYAFALVSVAAALELDGDTITDARLALGGVAHKPWRDQEAENLLKGQPATPETFARAAAKVVESAQGYGSNNFKIELARRAIVRALKQAAEGSQHASDVFLNSNP, from the coding sequence ATGAACCCATTCACTTACTCCAGCGCTACGGCCGTCGAGGACGCCGTGCGCGACAACGCCAGCCACGAAGGCGCGGCCTACATCGGGGGCGGCACCAACATCCTCGACCTGATGAAGGAAAATGTGGCGCGCCCTACCCACCTCGTGGGACTGAACAAGCTGCCACTGACCTCTATTGAGCCTACCCCCGAGGGCGGCCTGCGCCTGGGCGCCCTGGCTACCAACGCCGACACGGCCTGGAACGAGGAAGTAAAGCGCCGCTACCCGCTGCTGAACCAGGCCATTCTGGCCGGCGCTTCGCCGCAGCTGCGGAACATGGCCACCAACGGCGGCAACCTCATGCAGCGCACCCGCTGCTACTACTTCTACGACACAGCCACGCCCTGCAACAAGCGGGAGCCCGGCTCGGGCTGCAGTGCCATTGGGGGCTTCAACCGCATTCATGCCATTCTGGGCACCAGTGAGCAGTGCATTGCCACCCACCCTTCGGATATGTGCGTTGCCCTGGCCGCTCTAGCCGCCACAGTGCGCGTGAGCGGGCCCAGCGGCGAGCGGACCATTCCGTTTGAGGATTTCCACCGCCTGCCCGGCAACACCCCGGAGCGCGACAACAACCTGAAGCCCGGTGAGTTGATTACCGGCCTCGATTTGCCGGCCAAAGGCTTCGAGAAGAACTTCAGCTACCTCAAGCTCCGCGACCGAAACTCCTATGCCTTCGCCCTGGTATCGGTGGCGGCGGCTTTGGAGTTGGACGGCGACACCATCACGGATGCCCGCCTGGCCCTGGGCGGCGTGGCCCACAAGCCCTGGCGCGACCAGGAGGCCGAAAACCTGCTGAAAGGCCAGCCCGCTACCCCCGAAACCTTTGCCCGTGCCGCCGCCAAAGTGGTGGAAAGCGCCCAGGGCTACGGCTCCAATAACTTCAAGATTGAGCTGGCCCGCCGCGCCATTGTGCGCGCCCTCAAGCAAGCCGCCGAAGGCAGCCAGCACGCATCCGACGTCTTTTTAAACTCGAATCCATGA
- a CDS encoding (2Fe-2S)-binding protein, with the protein MIQQSSTSAAQAGGVAAPPPTGTVRLTINGQQHTLQIAPWTTLLDALREYVYLTGTKKGCDHGQCGACTVLVNGKRINSCLSLAVMHEDHDITTIEGLGSQENLHPLQQAFIDHDAFQCGYCTPGQICSAQGLINEGRAHTEEEIKEHMSGNLCRCGAYAGILNAVKEVVDAKSNEVKR; encoded by the coding sequence ATGATACAACAGTCCTCAACCTCCGCGGCCCAAGCGGGTGGGGTGGCTGCCCCGCCGCCTACGGGCACGGTGCGCCTCACCATCAACGGCCAGCAGCACACGCTGCAGATTGCGCCCTGGACAACCCTGCTCGACGCCCTGCGCGAATACGTATACCTCACGGGCACCAAAAAAGGCTGCGACCATGGCCAGTGTGGGGCCTGCACGGTGCTGGTCAACGGCAAACGCATCAATAGCTGTCTCTCTCTGGCCGTGATGCACGAAGACCACGACATCACGACCATTGAAGGCCTGGGCAGCCAGGAAAACCTGCACCCTTTGCAGCAGGCCTTCATCGACCACGACGCTTTCCAGTGCGGCTATTGCACGCCGGGCCAAATCTGCTCGGCCCAGGGCCTCATCAATGAAGGCCGGGCCCACACCGAGGAGGAGATTAAGGAGCACATGAGCGGCAACCTGTGCCGCTGCGGTGCCTACGCCGGCATTCTGAATGCGGTGAAGGAAGTGGTGGATGCGAAAAGTAATGAGGTGAAGAGGTAA
- a CDS encoding succinylglutamate desuccinylase/aspartoacylase family protein: MLNRVFLLLSTLLLSAFQLTAAPKPFVFNGQSVPAGRKLATLLHITDGRDSTVVPVTVFHGRRPGPVLGIIAGVHGYEYPPIMAAQQLSKEIDPEQLRGTVLLVHVANVPSFLGRRIQVNPQDNKNLNRVFPGKPDGTITERLAYRLGNDVIGRCTHVIDVHAGDALDDLRPYAGYYNYFDTPELSEKGCHMASVLGFPYVIQFGNEPSLKDQASVYCSREAIKRGIPAIDIECGRFGLPEPEHIAQIKQALQRLLGHLQMTESQPAVSIPPALITQRTTVNSTHTGFFFPLVKAGEFIYKGRQLGYITDLFGNHSADVLAPVNGVVLYMMATPPISKGESLFSIGHLPKAAQP, translated from the coding sequence ATGCTGAACCGCGTTTTTCTGCTGCTTTCTACTCTTTTGCTTTCTGCCTTCCAGCTAACTGCCGCACCCAAGCCCTTTGTTTTCAACGGTCAGTCGGTGCCGGCGGGGCGTAAGCTGGCTACCCTACTCCACATAACCGATGGCCGCGACAGTACCGTAGTGCCCGTTACGGTGTTTCATGGCCGCCGGCCTGGGCCGGTGCTGGGCATTATTGCCGGGGTGCACGGCTACGAGTACCCGCCCATTATGGCGGCCCAGCAGCTAAGCAAGGAAATAGACCCGGAGCAGCTGCGTGGTACCGTGCTGTTGGTGCATGTGGCTAACGTGCCCAGCTTCCTAGGTCGCCGCATTCAGGTAAACCCCCAGGACAACAAGAACCTCAACCGTGTATTTCCCGGCAAACCCGACGGCACTATCACCGAGCGACTGGCCTACCGCCTGGGCAACGATGTGATAGGGCGCTGCACCCACGTCATCGACGTGCACGCCGGCGACGCCCTCGACGACCTGCGGCCCTACGCTGGCTACTACAACTACTTCGATACCCCCGAGTTATCAGAAAAAGGCTGCCACATGGCCTCCGTCCTGGGCTTTCCCTACGTCATTCAGTTTGGCAACGAGCCCAGCCTGAAAGATCAAGCCTCGGTGTATTGTTCCCGCGAAGCCATCAAGCGCGGCATTCCGGCCATAGATATTGAGTGCGGCCGCTTCGGTCTGCCCGAGCCGGAGCACATTGCCCAGATCAAACAAGCCCTACAACGACTGCTGGGCCACCTGCAAATGACGGAAAGCCAACCGGCAGTCAGCATTCCGCCCGCCCTGATTACCCAGCGTACCACCGTCAACAGCACGCACACTGGCTTTTTCTTCCCGCTGGTGAAAGCCGGCGAGTTCATTTACAAGGGCCGCCAGCTAGGCTACATCACTGATTTGTTCGGCAATCACTCCGCCGATGTACTGGCCCCCGTGAATGGGGTAGTGCTGTATATGATGGCCACACCGCCCATCAGCAAGGGCGAAAGTCTATTCAGCATCGGGCACCTGCCCAAAGCCGCTCAGCCTTAG
- a CDS encoding Crp/Fnr family transcriptional regulator yields MLDALRAYLSDKLPLSEAQFAELAGLLTPRHLARHEVLVHQGEVGRYGAFVVRGCLRSFVTDERQKEHILQFAPENWWISDQHSLARQQPALFSIDALEDSEVLVFGAEFYARLQAFGPEFQMFFYQLLQNSLVALQRRLIGVLSAPAEVRYQEFLQLYPTLARRLPQRHIAAYLGITPESLSRIRGELARNG; encoded by the coding sequence ATGCTCGACGCTCTGCGTGCCTACCTCTCCGATAAGCTCCCGCTTTCCGAAGCTCAATTTGCGGAGCTGGCTGGGCTGCTCACGCCGCGCCACTTGGCCCGGCACGAGGTATTGGTGCACCAGGGGGAGGTAGGACGTTATGGGGCCTTTGTGGTGCGGGGCTGCCTGCGCAGCTTCGTGACCGACGAGCGCCAGAAGGAGCACATCCTGCAATTCGCGCCTGAAAACTGGTGGATTTCCGACCAGCACAGCCTGGCGCGGCAACAGCCAGCCCTGTTCTCTATCGACGCTCTGGAAGACTCCGAGGTGTTGGTGTTTGGGGCCGAGTTCTACGCCCGGCTGCAAGCCTTCGGGCCAGAGTTCCAGATGTTCTTTTATCAGTTGCTGCAAAACAGCCTAGTGGCGCTGCAGCGCCGATTGATTGGCGTACTCAGCGCCCCGGCGGAGGTGCGCTACCAGGAGTTCCTGCAGCTCTATCCTACGCTGGCCCGGCGGCTACCCCAGCGCCACATTGCCGCCTACCTCGGCATCACGCCCGAGTCCTTAAGCCGCATTCGAGGCGAATTGGCCAGGAATGGGTAG